The Nothobranchius furzeri strain GRZ-AD chromosome 8, NfurGRZ-RIMD1, whole genome shotgun sequence genome includes a region encoding these proteins:
- the LOC129154076 gene encoding uncharacterized protein, with protein sequence MMKKCLAAFCEKDLTSSSQRMVDESEDLLPGPDSQEMLVLPPSGQKPLVDKRRQPGVIPPKRVSLYGLVDGKPVRINPNGPWNAHVWERIVLVSDGTSHKGTRVARREKILQRITHSTLVKHFDCVRRDVSRGQTRLPCVLSHFREGDVDWCWISTPHNDYVQEGEEPRRVVRMQPSPAKVNVPMQEVSPPEFDLRRQRQAAPGLGEDPRPENASEAGVAMETEGGLGGES encoded by the exons ATGATGAAGAAGTGTCTGGCTGCATTTTGTGAGAAAGACCTGACCTCAAGTTCACAGAGGATG gttGATGAATCAGAGGATCTATTGCCTGGCCCAGACTCtcaggagatgctggtgctgCCACCCAGTGGACAGAAGCCGCTGGTGGACAAGCGACGTCAGCCTGGGGTGATTCCACCCAAGAGAGTTTCACTTTACGGGCTGGTGGATGGTAAACCTGTAAGGATAAACCCGAATGGACCGTGGAACGCACATGTTTGGGAACGTATTGTGTTGGTCTCTGATGGTACCAGTCATAAAGGGACTCGAGTGGCGAGGAGGGAGAAGATTCTTCAGAGAATTACACACTCGACTCTAGTTAAGCATTTTGATTGTGTCAGGCGCGATGTGTCACGGGGCCAGACGCGCTTGCCCTGTGTACTCTCTCATTTCAGAGAAGGCGACGTCGACTGGTGCTGGATCAGTACACCCCACAACGACTACGTGCAGGAGGGCGAAGAGCCAAGGCGTGTGGTCAGGATGCAACCATCACCTGCTAAAGTGAACGTTCCGATGCAGGAAGTGAGCCCTCCGGAGTTCGATCTGCGTCGGCAGCGTCAGGCCGCTCC ggggctgggagaagacccaaggccggagaatgcttccgaggcaggggttgccatggagacggaagggGGGCTAGGAGGAGAGAGTTGA
- the LOC129154079 gene encoding uncharacterized protein has translation MDSCGEWEEEELDRLLTRPPDKTCWESWRGGILCCIGLLICVVAISFISMPVSRVVTLKTTAVVKGWVHKRPGTLDLPRVSCLTPHEENFNATQWMEYCKAVTQGCPIPDPGEACSPTSTGWLMWLEQLNNVTDSHNSTYGLLGWEEGKLKVWDFTVDVQPVECITKIYHFGVLTVWGEYITGFDKVSDCMIFRLLAFPNGTAAGNDSWAMEGGSLPPMSQLIAPQDADTAVTPHLRRQTRAAKEQTKGHRLPSPQSIWLDRTKAFSAYKMIPLGKGKQLLPMTLHVTPKGVKLNFIHAPHVLNRSLIDGMTEYFMIIPRLAWDKGEADSVWRCIKKLTSDPKYPRTWWNNYIWELMSLGGHVRGPFPGMIPKTSHDAWLVNSTSKRWALNVSYEMWTEDVHGLMGHFAPNGFDKPGRGTEYDVLFGQWWATNLTEGVLECRPKERLGSTIFWMANLLALLNPATVPTIKDVNVKKGVNMTPPFVRMEKHGSLIELTMVRSQGPHLDDLYSTPAYSKFRFMNMTWGHYTGELRDLEYDYAYREQALRFREAHWVRNSLLTRWCRSDACFRTLAQPATKIAVRNGKNVYNPYELGGFVDPHGYPHWWHSNWSSYVVWDSENFPSLGVGWGYFANSKGPKACFCQEDIDAVEYRSDLGIWPFQAWIPVGGGRWEQNCSGSFHFPNWTGTCWLSERARMSDWQFVQKGFKIIGQGLTLGIREAVKVVTQGAMGVASLVISELWVYAKVPVIVGGVLVMLSVCVKLMHLLKCFASCSRRSANQPRWEEEGPPESIRLGPRGRRALRNRAARR, from the coding sequence ATGGATTCCTGCGGagagtgggaggaggaggagctagatCGGCTCCTCACACGACCTCCTGATAAGACTTGCTGGGAGAGTTGGAGAGGAGGTATCTTATGTTGTATCGGCTTATTAATCTGTGTGGTAGCGATATCTTTTATCTCAATGCCTGTTTCACGAGTTGTAACACTCAAGACCACGGCTGTGGTTAAAGGGTGGGTTCACAAGCGACCAGGAACCCTAGACCTGCCTAGAGTGTCGTGCTTGACTCCTCATGAGGAGAACTTTAATGCCACTCAGTGGATGGAATATTGTAAGGCTGTTACACAGGGCTGTCCAATCCCTGATCCAGGTGAGGCCTGTAGCCCCACATCTACCGGCTGGCTGATGTGGTTAGAGCAGCTTAATAATGTCACCGACAGCCATAATTCTACTTATGGGCTGTTAGGATGGGAGGAAGGAAAGCTTAAAGTGTGGGATTTCACAGTTGATGTACAACCTGTGGAATGTATTACTAAAATCTACCATTTTGGGGTACTAACTGTCTGGGGAGAATATATAACTGGTTTTGATAAGGTTTCTGATTGCATGATATTCAGACTCCTTGCGTTCCCGAATGGAACTGCAGCTGGGAATGATAGCTGGGCAATGGAGGGGGGTTCCCTACCCCCCATGTCGCAGCTGATTGCTCCACAAGACGCAGACACGGCTGTGACCCCTCACTTGAGGAGGCAGACGCGTGCTGCTAAAGAGCAGACGAAAGGCCACAGGCTTCCTAGTCCACAGAGTATTTGGTTGGACAGAACCAAAGCTTTTTCAGCTTACAAAATGATCCCTTTAGGAAAGGGAAAACAACTGTTACCCATGACATTGCATGTAACCCCAAAGGGAGTTAAATTAAACTTCATTCATGCTCCGCATGTGCTAAACAGGAGCTTGATAGATGGAATGACAGAATATTTTATGATCATCCCACGTCTGGCCTGGGACAAAGGAGAGGCGGACAGCGTGTGGAGATGTATTAAGAAATTAACTAGTGACCCAAAATACCCCAGAACATGGTGGAATAATTATATATGGGAGTTAATGTCCTTAGGTGGACATGTACGAGGTCCTTTTCCTGGTATGATTCCGAAAACGAGTCATGATGCATGGCTTGTGAATAGCACATCGAAGAGATGGGCTCTGAATGTGTCATATGAAATGTGGACGGAGGATGTTCATGGCTTAATGGGACATTTTGCCCCAAACGGGTTCGATAAGCCAGGGCGAGGGACAGAGTACGATGTCCTTTTTGGACAATGGTGGGCTACCAATTTGACAGAAGGGGTGTTAGAATGCAGGCCTAAAGAGAGACTCGGCTCTACAATTTTTTGGATGGCTAATTTACTGGCGTTGTTGAACCCAGCTACAGTCCCAACGATTAAAGATGTAAATGTGAAAAAAGGTGTAAATATGACTCCTCCGTTcgtgaggatggagaaacatggcAGTTTAATAGAACTGACTATGGTCCGATCTCAAGGTCCGCATCTAGATGATTTGTACTCCACCCCAGCTTATTCAAAGTTTCGGTTTATGAATATGACATGGGGGCATTATACTGGAGAGCTGCGAGACTTGGAGTATGATTATGCGTATCGCGAACAAGCTTTACGATTCAGGGAAGCACATTGGGTGCGAAATTCTCTGTTAACCAGGTGGTGTAGGTCTGATGCGTGCTTCAGAACTTTGGCCCAGCCCGCTACGAAAATTGCTGTTAGAAATGGGAAAAATGTGTATAATCCTTATGAACTGGGCGGCTTTGTTGACCCTCACGGTTACCCCCACTGGTGGCACTCAAATTGGAGCAGCTACGTCGTCTGGGACTCAGAGAATTTCCCATCATTAGGAGTAGGATGGGGTTACTTTGCCAACTCGAAAGGCCCCAAGGCTTGTTTTTGTCAGGAGGACATAGATGCTGTTGAATACAGGAGCGACTTAGGTATATGGCCCTTTCAAGCATGGATTCCTGTTGGTGGGGGTCGTTGGGAGCAGAACTGTTCTGGTTCCTTTCATTTTCCCAATTGGACAGGCACATGTTGGTTGAGTGAAAGAGCTAGGATGTCTGATTGGCAATTTGTCCAGAAGGGTTTTAAAATTATTGGCCAAGGATTAACCTTAGGTATCAGAGAGGCCGTTAAGGTGGTCACCCAGGGAGCAATGGGTGTTGCCTCTCTGGTAATCTCTGAATTATGGGTTTACGCCAAGGTCCCTGTGATCGTAGGAGGGGTCCTGGTGATGTTATCTGTTTGTGTTAAACTCATGCATCTTTTGAAGTGTTTTGCCAGCTGCAGCAGGAGATCTGCTAATCAGCCTCGATGGGAGGAGGAAGGGCCTCCTGAGTCAATTAGATTGGGACCACGTGGACGCCGGGCACTCAGGAACAGAGCTGCACGCAGGTAG